TCTTATTACCCACTGGGTGTGGGAAGCAGGGGTAACAGCCTTGGGTTCTGGCCTTTCTCCCACTTCCCAGACAGATATGTCAGTCACACCAGAAGCCTGGACTCTCGGGGAGGGACGGAGCCTCCATGTAGACTATGGAGCACCTGCCTAGGTCTGTCAGGGCAGGTTAGATAATACGGGAGAAGGAGAAGTGGGTCAGGGgcatggggtgggtggggggggggaagggagtgtCTCTCATCATGAgcccaacaaacaaaaaggatgACGGGGAAGTTCTCTGCTACTCCTCCTTTTTCGGGTCAATAAATAAGTTTTGGCCAAGGCCCAACTACCCTatctggtgtctttttttttttttttttttttaagccaagttTCCTAGGACATTCCTTCCCCTGTGAACTCCTCACTATAGAAGAAAAGTTACAAACATGAGCCAACGCATAGTTTAGAATTTGTCACCAAGTGGGGTCCGCCCCAGGGTATTCCAAGTTCAGGGACTGCAGGGTACTGACACCAATCACTTGCTCTGCAATTAAACCTTGACCTCGGCTAAATGGCACTGTCCAAAGCAGGGGAGGTGGATGCCATTAAAAGCACGTTTTCTAACACCAACCCTATGAGCTCGAAGGCTTATAATCCACCGCCTATGATTACAAATGTGTGCTGGTGAGAGCCTGAAGGCTGACAGATGCCTTCTCTGCAGGCAGAACGTAAGGAAAGAGATCTAATGATTTGGTGTAGGATGAAAGAATAGAGTGCCAAAGTCAAAGTAGgttctttgggggaggggggagctttAGAAACAGAAAACGTTGTCACGTTTGAGAAGGGCTCTCCTGAATGTAGCCAGTTTCTATAGACACTCAATAATCCTGAGAAACAAGTATCTAACACAATTACTGTTTCTTCATGCTTCCTTAGAAAATCAGGACCTGGTTATAGATTCCAGGATTTGAAGGCAGAGAGATCAGTGGGACTGGGAAAATCCACACTCCACTAAGCCAAGTAGAAACACCAGCTTGTGAAGTAGAAAAACCAGATTCTGAAACTGGGAGAGTCAAGGCAACCTACTGCTGCTAACGCTGAGGGCAGGGATTTGTGAGTAACTTGAGTCTGACATCGGAAATTGTTAACATCTCATGGGTTACCATCTTtaagagaacaagaaaataaaatgtcagggtgcctggatggcttggttgggGGAGTGTGCACCTCTTGatttggggttgtaagttcaagccccatgctgactgtagagagtacttaactgaagtctttaaaatggagaaaagaacatGTAAACTATGACCACCCTGTACCCATTGGTACAATGCTTGGGTTCTTATTTGGAAGATGGGTTTCTGGGGAGTTCTGTGAAAAGCTCCACAATCTAGAAACAAATTTATAAGCATGCACACATTCTAGAAGGTATGTATACTGTGTAAGGAATGAATTATTCTGgggttttgaatatatttttttaagcttatttttttgttttttgagaaagagacagtgagtggaggaggggcagagagacggacagagagaatcccacacaggctctgcaccatcagtgtagagcctgatgcagggctcaaacccacgaaccgggatatcatgacccgagctgaagtcggacgcttaaccaactgagccacccaggtgccccttgaaaagATTTTCTTGGGGTCTACGATACTAAAAAGTAAAACCTATAGGCTTATGGAATTGCTATTTGAAGGGAGGTTGCCAAAAATGACCATATGGGACACATGTGCAGGGGAAAGTGTGTGTTGGAGTACAGGTGGGTGTGAACGAGCCACTGCCTGCCCCCTCACCCAACGGCTTCCCATCAACTGAAGCATGAACTTTCTCTCTGGGTTACACCCTTGTTTTCAGACCTCTTCAAATCCAGCCCCCCAGCCCACTGGACAATGCACCATTACATTGTCTTTAATGGCCTCCAGACATCACTTTCCCTCTGCACATCTAGTCTAGCATCAAACCCATGACCACATGCTTTTGTTTCACCTAGGCAACTGTTAACTCTGCGTCCACCCCCCAAGCCGCACACACCTTCTAATTGTACTCGCTGGTAGTAGTAGCTTCTCTACTCCCCACTGGATCCCGCCCCCCCAGATCTTTACAAATACTTGGTCCCTTCCAAGGCCTGCATGAGGCCTTCCTGATAGCACTGGAGAGGTCTCTTTCCCTTCTGGTTTCTCAAACATGATACACTTGTTCTCTATTCTCTACCTAAATAGTGCAAAGATGGGATAGTCTCTGGTCTCAGGCTTATTTTCCCAGCCCAGTGGGAAAAATCTATAACCCAAaaaagtgaagaggaaaaaaaaaaaatctcatgctAGGAAGTCACAGAAGTCATACTGTTAGTTAAGAGCATACATTAAAGCTAACATTTTGTTTCACATCCTGACCTGTTTCTTTAGAAAGGCAGTAACTTAGAGGGTTATGGTAATAAGAGAATGCGTGCAAAAAACTTCTAGTGTTTGCCCTCATAGCAAGCACTGAATATGAATGCATATTATTGAACTGAAGCTCATTCTGCCAGAGTTCACAATTCTCAAGCATTTGTAATGCATTAATACTGTGTCACCACACATCATACTTAATCCTCATGGAGACCTTTTAAGGGAGAACACTTTTCATTTTCAGCTAAGGGAAACCGAGGTTCCAGGAGGCTAGGTACCTTAGCCAAGGTCTCCAATACCTCAAAAGGCTGAGCCAGCATTCAAAATCTATTTAATTGTAGACTTCATGGCCTTCAAGCTAcgtttcttcccttttttgtgtTATTTGAAGTCTGAGCCTTATTTTCCCCATCTGAGAAAACAAGTGGAAAATGACCAGCTCATGCGCCCGCGGGGAGGGTGGCCTGTGAAAGTGCACGTGCTCCTGTATCCCTCTTCGGTCCAGGcgcctgccctgccctcccctaaTATCACGACTCTGCTCTCATGGCCCAATTTCCTCTTCCCCCTTAAGAGGAAGCTGGATGGAGGAGAGCTGCAGAGAAGGGCAGCCCCCAGCTCAGGGAGGGGATAATTTTAGCAGAGAATCCCTGGCAGAGGTAagcaggggggaagggaggggagctgTGAAATTCAACCTGATACTCATTCAAGGGCGGGGCGGGAAGGACATGCAATCCAGGTCAGAAACCTCGCTACTGCGCTGTAATTCCCAAATGTAGCACCCCCACAAAGAAGCTCTCTCCTGCTGAAAATGGGTACTTTGCTTACTCCCACTGTTCCAGTAATTTCCTAGCCTCTCCGAAACTTTGTATCCCTTCCTCTCTTGAGGACGACCCCTTTTCCCTTGGGGTGCAGCCAACCAGGGTCAGCAGGCTTTTCCTGCCCTTCCCTGTTGTTCAGCCAACTCCCGCCCTCCCCCTGGTGAGGTGCTTCAGCTCAACTCTTTTTGCTCTTTCCCCTCCATATCCCTCACCACTTCCCCCCAGGTCCCACTGATGCCTCCCACCACGAGGCTCCTGCAGAATCTCTCATCTCTCACTGGGCCCATATGCACTCGCACAGTTGCCTCTCCAGGCACACACTTTAGATACACTGCGCCCCAAGAATTTTCTAACCTACAGAGCCCAGTGCTTAGATCTCCTTCATGCTGCCCTGAATTCTCTTAAAATCCGTGTCCGTGCTACAAAGCCTTAAATCCAACTTGGGACCATGTAAATTCTATAATCGTGACCATCCTCCTATTCTAGTCCAATCTCTTTCTCCAGCTTTCATCCCATAATCTACATAATCCAGAAGCAACAATGCTTGCTAATGACTCTTTGGTCTCATCTGACAATAAGAAATCCCAGTGCCACTACATTTTGGGCAGTTGCCTGTGGCCAAGACAACTCAGATGGGCCCACATCTGCGTATGTAATAAAGATCATGCAGCAGAGTAACAAAGGTGCTCGGCTCTGTGTCCAGCTCGTAAGGTGGTGAGGAATGCTGTAAGGGGCTAAGGAAATGAGAATACGTGGGCTTTAGAAGATTATCTGTGGAAACAGAGATGTCGGGCATAAATCAGTAATAAATATGAGCGTTTATTTGGCACCTGAAGGCATATAAAATCCCGGCAGTGGGAAGTGGAAAGGTTCTATCACCCGAATACTTCCATATTTCGACCCAAGGGTAGAACTCTGCAACAAGTCTCCAAACCACCTGGCTCACcgaacaggtatttattgagcacctgaaCTACTACAGGCTGGGCACTGTGCCAGGTACCACAGGAGATAGAGGGCATCTGTCTTCAAGAGCCAACagtatcagtgaacaaaacacatggaaaaatCTAGAGTATAAATACTAAACTTGTgtatattttaaagggaaattttgtcccaaaacatttattgaagacctatcctgtgccaggcactgggtacatactggaaaacaaaagagacaaggTTTCCACCCTCAGGGAGCTTATGACCTAGTTGGGGAGACAGAAATGAAGTGAAGCAAGCAAACACGTAATTATAAATTGTGCTAAGTGCAACGAGGGGATTAAACAGGATACAGTAATAAGGAAACATGGAAGATTATTTAGAGATAGAAAGGTCTTGGGAAGGTGGCATTTAGGCCACGACTTGAGAGGAGTGGAGCTCAGGAGACCCCAGAAGAGTGTCTGCGATGGTCCAGGGCAGGGAAAGAGCTCAGAATGTTTGAGAAACTGAGGAAGGGGCTGGGCTGTCACTTAGAGGGAAATCAGCATTTTGTGAGGTccaagcggggggtgggggggggggtgggggagtaggaGCCCTGCAGGCCAAGGTTAGGAGTTTGGACATTACTTGAGGTGTAACAGAAATTCGAGCAGGAGAGTGACCTGATCAGATTTATAAAGACCCCAAACCAAAATCTGCCATATAGAGATTAGATTGGAGGGGGCAAGAATGGAAGTACAAGAAGAGGCCTTGAAGAACAGGGAAGCTTCATATGGCACACGTGATAAACAACGCATGTAACAACAGTCTCTCTAAAATGGAGACATATGGCAAGGGGAAACAGGCCATATAAAATCAAAAGGGGATTTGATACTGAAACAGAAAGCAGGAACAAACTACATGACATCTTTGAGCAGCCAAATGGTCCAATTAAGTAGTATTTTAGACAGATTTGGTGGCAGCcatgaaaggaagagaggagaaaaggggagaaacaGGAAGTAGGGAGATAACAACTAGGACGCTTTTTAAAAGGGacatttcagaggaagaaaaagttgATAAGGGGACAGGTTATGGAGTATGAGGAAGCATACCACTCTTATCTGCCTCTGCTAACACTCTCCCCGAGGCTCATTTCAGTAaaaaagctgagagagagagaataaccgATTAAAAGATCTTTGGAATCTCCCTGGGCAAAGTTCAACGAGTTCTAGGTACACGGCATCCAAGCTGTAGCCTCTGCCAAGAGGCTGGGTTCCTTGAGCCTCAAGGAGCCAACAGTGGAGAACACGGGCCTTCCACTGGGTGGCCCCGTGGTGCCGCAAGGGGCGCACAGGTCACAATCACACACGCAGTGGCACAGTGTGCGTTTAGTCCCGCCTGCCCTCTTGAGGCTAAATGAAAAATGCCTCTGTTGAATCAGGACACCTTCCAAACTCTCAGGCGGAGAGAAACGGGGTTGGgatatgaaagaaagacaagacagGAGATGGCCTCTGAAACATCTTAACTAATAAAAACAACTAATAAAAGCAATTACCAAAGTGCTGTCTGTAAAAGCCCTGAGGGCGGGAACCAAACACCAGCAGCGAGGCAACCCACGTGCCCTCTCCCCATCAAGACCCTGTGTTCACAACATCATCCGCCAGGCGCCTCTACAGTAGCCAGACACTCCGGGCAGCCAGGCCAGCCAGAGCCCGCTCTACAGGAAGGGAGCTTCAGCAAGACCGCTGGCCTATGGTCCCTGGCGCTAGAAGACAGGGAGGAGCCGATGAGGGGCGTGGTGTGCCACAAGCCTGGGAGATTCCCAATCCCTGAGGGGGAAAAGAAACCATGCGTCCGAGGAGAAAAGGCCTGGTGGCCTCCGTGCCTCCGGGCTGACAAGGATGGCCTCACGTGGGAGGGTGTCCCGGGAACAGGTAGAGGTGCCGGCACAGGGTGCTACAGTACTCAGACATCTCCTTGCACCGGTGGAACTCTGTGCCGGGGGCATAGCCTTCACGCTCCTTGATAAGTGCGTTCACCTGGAAAGACAGGAACCAGTAGTCAAGAGTCTGAGAATCTGGGGTTTGCACGGTCCCGGCACAAGAAGAAGGGTAGGGAGGCTATGAAGGATGATGCAAGGGAGGACGAGGAGGAAGGCGGAACACCGCAAAGAGGCTACTCACCGTAACAAGCATGTCGGCCACGTGCGTGTCACAAGCCCTCTCAGAGAACACTTGAGTGAGGGCCTCAATGTACCAGGAGCCCCGCTTGGTGTTCCGCATGGCAGCGGTGCCTGCAACCGGGATGGTATTAACCACACTGTGGAGGTCGCGGGATACCTCACGCAGCTGGGTGTCCCAAAGTAGACTCCCGTGGTACCCTGCACCCTCCCCAGTCAGAGAGCCCAGCACGCGAAAGAGCACGTCTAAGAGGGTGCAGCCTTGGACTGTGGCTGGGGGCTCAGGATACCTCTGAGGCAGGCATAGCCGCAGATCATGTCCGAGCGCGTGGGCAGTCGGGTCTTCAGCAACTCCTTGCTGTCATCGCTCTCCTCGCACTCAGAGGACCCCGCGCTGTTCTTTCCGTCTTGCTGGTCAACCCCACGATCTGTTTCATCTGTAGCAACGGCAGACAGGATGGACAAACATGTTATTTCCTCCCATTGCTCTGGGGCCTGCCACAGGCAAGCCAGAGTTCCCTATGGCCTTGACTGGGAAGAGCCATTTCCAGCTGTTGCCTCCGACTTCTGGctgctgaaattaaaaaacaaaaccacaaaaccatTACTCCCATCCCTGCCCCAGCACGCGTCCATTCCTCGGGGGAGCACCCAGAGGCCCGGCACCACGCTCAAGCACCTGCACATGTGCAAGGTCCAGGGTCTGAGCTCCATCCGTGCTGTGTAAGTCACAGAGCGCTGATCAAATACTCCTTGTAAACAGAACTAAAAATCATATGCCCATGATTTACTTGTTCAATTAGCAATGTACCTGCCAGTCACAGTGCTTTTTATTGCAAAACACAAATATTGATAATGCAGCTTTGTATcaaaaaaacaagttaataaatcAATATGATTACATGTAGGCTATGTAAAAACCACCTCAAATCTATGTTATGAAACTGAACATGCTCAGTTTCCAaggtattttggtatttttaatttcataagcCAAATTGTAGCAGGCATCGAAGATCTGAGAGAAATTTATAGGAGGAAAAACTTAAAATTGCAGTAATTTGACTATTTTCTTCTAGATAATTGAAAAAGAACACCATTATTCAATTTTAGCAGTTCCTCAACATACCCTGAGTATATCCAACCTCCTGATGCAGGCCTCATCTGTGCCCAGACATAGTCTTATTTGGATGTTGCACTTTTATTTTGGAGGAGGGTGGGGTGAGGTCAGTagtagagacagagagcgaggaCACCCAGCTCAACACACTTAAGCTAAGAGAGTATGCTCCTTTCCAGTACTTTCTGTTCCATGCAACACTCAAGAGGCTAAAAGGCAAGTGAAGCTTGAAGAACTATGGTGAAATGACCAAAATTCACTGATCCAACAAACAGTTATCGAACAActgccatgtgccaggtactgctTTGCATTAAGCCCTAGGGATGTAGTGAAGGAGAGTCTCCTGCCCTTACGGAGCTCACATTCCACTTTGGGAGCCGGTCAACCGGGGAAGGGAGAGTAATTTCACAGACATCAATTACACGAACTAAGTACAGGAGAAGACAGGTGAGCTCAAATCTTCAAAGGTCATCTCTTGAAGGATTTACTCTGAGAGAGAAGGTTTGGATTACCCTAAGAAAGAGCAATTTCTCCCTATCCAGCTCTGATCCTGTACACAGATCTCTGAATATAGGAGGAGAAAATGATCACGAGTGTCTTCATTTCAGTTTGCCAGTAATACCTCCTAAAGGAAATAGGCCAAGCTAAATGTGTTCcctcaagaaaaaagaagcttCTTTCCTCCCTTGGTGTCTCAGATCTATTAATCAATAAGTGTTATTGCTTCTTCCAATAACACAATATcccatctgttttctgtattattgctatttttttaaggagattAATTTTCATCccttcattcaatatttattaagtactacCATATATCAGGCAGTGCTCTGGGGCTGGGCATCCAGCTGAACAGACACTAAGTTCCTGTCCTCACGTACTCTTTCCTCAGTGCAGTTCCCTAGCACGGTAATCGTCCTGGAAAAGAATTCATCACATTATTTAAGCTACCAACAGCTCCACACAATGATCTGCTGAAGTCCAAAATCTGTTTGACTAAAGATTCATCATCAGCGGCCTACCTTATCTTACTACACACCCACATAGATACCCAGTCTCTAAATCAGATCCAGGCAGACTTCCAGCCCAGCACAACATCTGGGGAAGAGTGGGGGCTGTCCTTTTAGTCCTGGTGTGCTTGTGGTCTTGTATTCCTGTTTCGTCTGGAAGCCCCTATTTACTACTCCACACCTATGCAGATTTTATCATTTTGGGTCCAAATTAAGCCTTACTAAATTAAGTCTCTACCAAATGTGTTCAAACTAAGCCAACTTAAAACGATCTATTCTCTACTGCTTACTCCTTCACACATATGGTTTGCATCTCACTAATTTCACCCTTGCTTGAGGCCTCTGAATTATTCTCAAGCTACTTCACgtacatttgctttctctttctagtCATCGGTAGGCTAGAGAGACaccacattttttcttctttttttttaaagaggagcaGTTAGAGAGCCcacacattttcttttgcctttgtgacAGTGCCTAGTGTAGTCACGTTGTAGAACCTTAATAAAATTATCTCCTTTGGTGATATTATGACATTATTAACAGTATTAACCATTTACATCTGTTGAATAcacaacagataaaaaaaattatttgtatgttaGGACAAAGTGACCTTTAAGCCAAACTATAAGCCCCTTGAGGGCACTAACCATGTAATAATGGTCATGGCTGGCATTTTCTGTGGATTTACTATGAGCCAGGTCCTGTGCTAAGTAAGCCCTTCAAGTGTATGATTCTGTTCAATgatcacaacaaccttatgaagtaGGTCTGATCATTATCTACATTTTGTATGCAGGAAACTAAGGTGGAGAGACATCAAGTAACCTCTCTAACTTGACAGAACTGGTCAGTGGTAAAGTCAAAATGTGACTCCAAAGTTAGAGTTGCCCTCCAGGATGAAGAGTATGCCCGCATGTCTTCGGAGCCTAGTCCTGGAGTCCTGGCTGCAGGCGAGAAAGAAGAGGGACAGAAGTGTCTCAGGGACAAGTAAGAGACaaagcccgacctggggcttctGCACTGCAACCCTGCCCGGTACAAGGATGACGAAGAGGCAACGATGGAGCGCAGGTGAAAAGACGAGAGGGGAAGAGGGatgcaggaaggaaaagaggaagtggaagagagacagaagagacagacagaagtgCCTCAACTGCAGTGAGTAACAAAAGAAAGCGCAGCAGAGTTAATAGTGCAGAGGTGACAGAGTTCTCACGAAGGAAGGCAAGGCACTGAGAAAGAGTCTTGAGAAGAGGGTATGGTGGTGCACAGAGAGCTGACCAACCTGAGAGCCATGGGCTGCCCAAGTCCCAGCACACCCCATGCATCGGGAGACACTTACAGAGCAAGAGAGGCGGTGGCAGCAGTGAACAGAAGGAGGTGCCCAAGGGATCCGATAGCACCTGAGAGGAGCAAACAGGAAAGTGAGAGCTGGTGGGAGGCTGCCCAGGAGCCACCACCCGGGTGCTGGTCTGCCAGAGCACTCACCTCCACGGCAGGCCTGGATGAAGAACATTTTCGGCTTGTTCTGTAGGTTTGGGCAACTAGCGTTGTCAAAGAGCCGAAAAACCTCTTGAAGCtgccagaaaggaaagaaagagaagggaggttAAGTAGCCTGCAGGGCCTCCTGAGTCCTGTATTGGCCACAGCAGCCATTACAGGAGAGATGGGTAGGCAGGAGGGGAAGTCACCAAGCTCGGACAGCTGTCGGACACGAGATGACACACACCTGAAGCAGTTTGCCATCCACACCGTAGATGCCTCCCTCCACGCCATGAGAGAGGAGCGCTACTATGCAGGAGTCAGTGACACGGTGGGCAGGTAACTGGGCAAAATTCTGAAGTTTCTCTTGCATTTCCTGCAGGAAAAATACCTTTTGGTTAGTGTCGTTCACTGTAGTCTGCGCCAATGTCATCTTTCTTTGGTGTCTGAACCCCTGAGCTATTAGAAGACCTGATGCGTTCTATATATTATGTGGCCAACGATAACAGATGTCAGAGACCCTATGAGAGGCTAAAAAAAAGCTATGGACTCATCACAAAAATGCATGACTTCAGACACAGAATTCTGAATataatttcacaaaattcagaCTCACTGAGATACGTTAAGAACTCCTGGACTAAAGCAAGTTACTAATGAAGCTAATCATGAAATAGTTAACTTTATCCACTCCCCAGTCATCAACCAAATCTTCTAGCAAATGCCCTTGTATAAAAATGACACAAGGAGGACCACCAGGTGAGTTATGAGTGAATCAAATATTTACCCAGCCATAAGGAAATAAGCTGTTCTCACTAAGGGCTAACGGGATCATGACAATAGAGAATACTAGCACTTTTATGCTATTTTCTGTCTGAGATTTTAAGTTCCCAGAACAATGACGATATCTGTACAAAATGCTCACTTCAGGGAAGAGTGTGCTGTAAAGATAATTAAGCACAGGGCCATGGCTACATACATGGGCTACAGGATCAGACAGACCTAGCTTTGATCCCTGAGTTCATAAATTAGAATCAATTATTTCGCCCCTCAAAGCTCTAATACTCATTTTGTAAGAGGGTAATTAAGAGTAAATTTTTTCCAAGTTtgtataaagattaaatgagatactgcatAGAAAGGATTTAGAATTACAACTGGCACCTACTGCAAAGATCTGCCATTATTATAATGTGCATATCTTACAAAGAGTAGCGATGTCATTTTCTCAAAGAAACCTACTACTGGTCAACCTTGTAGTCCAACTTAAGAACCTTATTTGTCATGCACCAGGTTGCCACATGTGAGTATCACTCTACCTTAAACACTTGGCCCATCCAATGGCAAGCTATACAAAATAGtttaataatccaatttaaacTATTAAATCTAGGTCTCCCTCTACAACTAGAGAAGTCTGAATGGTCCCTCCTATTTGAGATGAGCAGGGAGAAAGCAAGTTCATTTTGActatgaattttaatataatgaaaatgaatatgctATCTAGGCACATTAGTTACCATGTACAGCCCCCAATAAAAAGCACACTTGTATAATATATTTCTTACAAGTTCTGGAAAGTTGTAAGAAAGGCAAAGTCTTGGGTCCTAGCaaactccaggtgattctgacatgctaaagtttgagaactactaaTCTATTTGTTCAGAATACTTCCGTTTGCAGATAATGGACACAATTATACAAAAGCCTTGAAAGGCTGCAACTTAAACTGGATATGAAGAACTTGGCTTTATTGAAAAGTATGTTCATTTTCTGGGCAAAGAGAAGCCAATCATAATATTGGAAATCTTACGGTAATAAAAAGATATccaaaattcctttatttctagaatatataATCTTAAGAGGATACATGAGTATGAATGTTCTTCTTGAGTCGACCATAATAGAATTGTAACATAGAGTAGCTGAAGTTCATTTTGCTGGAAGAAGGCTGTAAAAATGTATGTTTGGCACCTACTCAAGAGCATTTTGAACTTAAGTGAGACTATTAGGTCAGTAAATAGTGGACAACAGAGCCCAAAGTAAAAACACACACTTAGTAATTGAATTTAATAGTACTAAATGGATAAATGGGGGTTATATCATTTGGGTAAAATTTTCTGAAAGCAGCAAAGCTTAAAATAGGATCTCTAGATTTATTCCTGATAAAATTACAGTACTTCTAAAAATAGCAGAGTTCTTAACCAGAGGTTGGGGGACACAAGAGAATAACCTATAAACCCTCTGAAATGATACGCAAAACTTTACGGCTAGCTGCATTTTCCAGGAATGAGCCATAGCATGTCCTTACATTTTCAAAGCAGTCTGTGACCCAAATGTAAGTTAAAAATCAATACCACATagcggggggtggggtgcctgggtgactcggtcggttgagcgtctgactttggctcaggtcatgatctcacaactcgtgagttcgagccccgtgtcgggctctgtgctgacagctcagagcctggagtctgcttcagattctgtctccctctctctctgccccatacccactcatgctctgtctctgtcttaaaaataaataaaacgttacaaaaaatttttaaaaaataaataccacatgGGAAAAGGAAATCTGCCACTTTAAAATGTATCTcatttccttggggtgcctgggtggctcagttggttgagcgaccgactttggctcaggtcatgatctcacagtttgtgagttcgagccccgcgtcagactctgtgctgacagttcagagtctggaacctgcttctgattctgtgtctccctctctttctgcccttcccccattcatgctctgtctctctctgtctcagaaataaataaacattaaaaaaaaattaaaaaaataaataaaaataaaacgtatCTCATTTCCTAATATACGATAACTAATTCTAGAACTAGTAGCCTCATGGGAGGTGCAGTGACAGAAGACTTTGATGACCAGGAGGAAAACTGAAAATCTCCACGAGCAGTGAGAATACCAGTGTACTGTCCAGCACCATGTAGTGGAGAGGATTCTCTAAGACTAtactatttcaaatttttaaatgcaattatttCTAAAGTCAAAAAGGTAtaatagggagaaaaaaagatcttaattttttttggttcTCTTTGCTTGCCAAATAATTACATGAGAAAAGAGTTGAGTCTCTTGAGAAGTCCTACCAGGAATAAAATATTCTCTGCAGATGCCCAAAGAACCAAATTATCACAACCACTGTAACTACCTGGTTTTAACTGTACTGAGAGTTTGATTGACTGGTCACTGTTGGAAACTGACTGTGCAATGTCCTCCTGTTTCTGAGTCTCCAGAGCTAAGGACCAGGCTACAAGGAGGGCTATCCCCCAAGGTTTAGTTCTATGCCTTTTGGTCTTCTGACTCTAACCTCCTTCTCAAAGATTTCATATTCTTATCACTTAAAGTATTTCTCCCGCACAAGTAATGCCCAAATGTTTGGTCCTGATTTCTCTGAGACCCTCAAATCCttacttaatttttctatctttttctatATGCA
This DNA window, taken from Neofelis nebulosa isolate mNeoNeb1 chromosome 4, mNeoNeb1.pri, whole genome shotgun sequence, encodes the following:
- the CASP2 gene encoding caspase-2 isoform X2: MAAPSAASRPCLHRKEVMAADRGRRILGVCGMHPDHQEALKKNRVVLAKQLLLSELLEHLLEKDIITLEMREHIQAKVGSFSQNVELLNLLPKRGPQAFNAFCVALRETKQGHLEDLLLTTLSDLQHAIPPLSCDNDWSLPFPMCESCPPHKQLRLSPDAVEHSLDNGDGPPCLQVKPCTPEFYQTHYQLEMQEKLQNFAQLPAHRVTDSCIVALLSHGVEGGIYGVDGKLLQLQEVFRLFDNASCPNLQNKPKMFFIQACRGDETDRGVDQQDGKNSAGSSECEESDDSKELLKTRLPTRSDMICGYACLRGTAAMRNTKRGSWYIEALTQVFSERACDTHVADMLVTVNALIKEREGYAPGTEFHRCKEMSEYCSTLCRHLYLFPGHPPT